From Methanomassiliicoccales archaeon, one genomic window encodes:
- a CDS encoding DUF2284 domain-containing protein: MPPSLREEIAKLTEIARKEGADAREIDPAEIAVADWVRFKCAWGCKGYGKHLSCPPYAPSPEETRRMLSEYHAALLLRFQGIPGLKKVDPDDIPEDFHPMYKRLILWVHDTLYILEKTAFYDGFYKAFGFGAYPCIYCEHCVAEESSGPVDRSMRRLCRHMDKVRPSMEAAGMDVFATARRAGWEISTIPCKGLEYGKIMHADIVSFALLLID, from the coding sequence ATGCCACCTAGCCTAAGGGAAGAGATAGCGAAGCTGACAGAGATCGCGAGAAAGGAGGGGGCGGATGCCAGGGAGATCGACCCTGCCGAAATAGCCGTGGCAGATTGGGTTAGGTTCAAGTGCGCCTGGGGCTGCAAGGGCTACGGCAAGCACCTCTCCTGCCCTCCATACGCCCCCTCGCCAGAAGAGACTAGGCGCATGCTATCCGAGTACCATGCGGCCCTGCTGTTGCGCTTCCAAGGCATTCCTGGCCTGAAGAAGGTGGATCCCGATGACATACCTGAAGACTTCCACCCTATGTACAAGCGCCTAATCCTCTGGGTTCATGACACCCTTTACATTCTGGAGAAGACAGCATTCTACGACGGCTTCTACAAGGCCTTCGGCTTCGGCGCCTATCCCTGCATCTACTGCGAGCACTGCGTGGCCGAGGAATCCTCCGGCCCTGTGGACAGGAGCATGAGGAGGCTGTGCAGGCATATGGACAAGGTGCGCCCCAGCATGGAGGCAGCGGGCATGGATGTCTTCGCCACGGCTAGAAGGGCAGGCTGGGAGATCTCTACCATACCGTGCAAGGGCCTGGAATATGGCAAGATAATGCACGCGGACATAGTGTCCTTCGCCCTTCTTCTCATCGACTGA
- a CDS encoding cupin domain-containing protein yields the protein MEKKTKKGFVGKIEKDTLKNKDFRRVLYTGKYSQLVLMSLKPGEEIGEEVHEDVDQFFRFEEGKGLVVIDGVEHEVKDGVAVVVPSGARHNVINTSKKKDLKLYTIYSPPEHQDGTVHKTKQEAMEQEEHYDGRPTEP from the coding sequence ATGGAGAAGAAGACCAAGAAAGGCTTCGTGGGCAAGATCGAGAAGGACACCTTGAAGAATAAGGACTTCCGGCGCGTGCTCTACACCGGCAAGTACAGCCAGCTTGTGCTAATGAGCCTCAAGCCTGGGGAGGAGATCGGTGAGGAAGTGCATGAAGACGTGGACCAGTTCTTCCGCTTCGAGGAAGGCAAGGGCTTAGTGGTCATCGACGGGGTGGAACACGAGGTCAAGGACGGCGTGGCGGTGGTTGTGCCCTCGGGCGCCAGGCACAATGTCATCAATACCTCCAAGAAGAAGGATCTCAAGCTGTACACCATCTATTCGCCCCCTGAGCATCAGGATGGGACAGTTCACAAGACCAAACAAGAGGCGATGGAGCAAGAGGAGCACTACGACGGCAGGCCGACGGAGCCTTAG
- a CDS encoding DUF5678 domain-containing protein, protein MAYEEEEEYESEEDRRNDEWLKDNFFDLVADYPREWIAVMGQRIIARGATRIEVEDKAKAIAGDREYSVYFIPPTATFTDVGYTTRQS, encoded by the coding sequence ATGGCCTACGAGGAGGAAGAGGAGTACGAGAGCGAGGAAGATCGCCGCAACGACGAATGGCTCAAAGATAACTTCTTCGACCTAGTGGCGGATTATCCTCGGGAGTGGATAGCGGTAATGGGACAAAGGATAATCGCACGAGGCGCCACCCGCATAGAGGTGGAGGACAAGGCCAAGGCGATTGCAGGGGATAGGGAGTACTCAGTATACTTCATACCTCCCACGGCCACCTTCACCGACGTGGGCTATACAACCAGGCAATCATAG